One genomic region from Spirosoma sp. KCTC 42546 encodes:
- a CDS encoding DUF4397 domain-containing protein — MKHIINYVLLFGTGLLLLACGDKANFLDSVTPATGARVRFYHLAPDLAGVDVYVNDQKFSGVNTIPPAVAVPLSYTNSFPAQDYAILTPGTVKVKIVVPASTTASTDATIATTDLTTQADTYYSVFLYGTAPTYSTLTLTDNLTPADPTKAYIRFLNFVSGDDANATYDLLVNGSPVVMGVAPLKGAATFVAIPSIGYNATAVTVQVRPTSTTTVTASTTLQPYAGRSYTFIARGVVGGTGTKAVSINGIGNANTINR, encoded by the coding sequence ATGAAACATATCATTAACTACGTTCTGCTTTTCGGCACCGGGCTGCTCCTACTGGCCTGTGGTGATAAGGCCAACTTCCTCGACTCAGTAACGCCTGCCACGGGCGCACGGGTGAGATTTTATCATCTGGCTCCAGATTTGGCCGGTGTTGACGTCTATGTAAACGACCAGAAATTTTCGGGTGTCAACACGATTCCTCCAGCAGTGGCAGTTCCATTGAGCTATACCAATTCGTTTCCGGCTCAGGACTACGCTATATTGACTCCTGGCACCGTTAAAGTAAAAATTGTAGTGCCAGCCAGCACAACAGCCTCAACAGATGCGACCATAGCCACAACTGATCTGACAACTCAGGCTGATACCTACTATTCGGTGTTTTTGTACGGCACGGCGCCAACCTATAGTACACTGACGCTAACCGACAATTTAACGCCTGCTGATCCTACGAAAGCCTATATTCGTTTTCTGAACTTTGTGTCGGGAGACGATGCGAATGCTACTTACGATTTGCTTGTTAACGGATCTCCAGTGGTAATGGGTGTTGCCCCGCTAAAAGGAGCGGCTACATTTGTTGCTATTCCCTCCATTGGTTATAACGCGACGGCAGTAACCGTGCAGGTCCGACCAACCAGCACAACAACTGTAACAGCCTCCACTACTCTACAACCTTACGCGGGTCGTTCTTATACGTTTATTGCCAGAGGAGTTGTGGGTGGAACAGGTACCAAAGCTGTTAGTATCAATGGAATAGGTAACGCCAACACAATAAATCGGTAG
- a CDS encoding SusD/RagB family nutrient-binding outer membrane lipoprotein: protein MKQLTILALLFCLMTLSSCEKYLDINRDPSNPQIAEGYVLLPPMIAQMAFGEQFDSRFIGKYIQNWGEATANSTWDRMGYDAGSDNAGLIWRVHYWNLGQNVQLVLDDATAKQKWDYSGVAKAMFAWSWQTTTDYHGEIILKEAFEPNRYVFDYDTQEEVYAYVQKLANDALTDLNRTDGNVSQASLARGDLVYAGDRSKWIKFVYGVLARNANHINNKATYKPDVVIDYCNKSLASNADNFNVPFTAGGNSALANFFGPTRSNLGTYRQTDFLVSLLDGRVFNGVADPRLPILATASPDGVYRGVLPTQGDPNNVNGNTKRIPTLWGELPNLVVAGTTPGKYVYKDGVPLPILTYSEIQFIKAEAAFIKGDKAMALSAYQAGIGAALDYAGVAAADKAKFLASAAVAQSASELKISDIMMQKYLSLVGHGIIESWVDMRRYHYDPSVYVGFTPPSGTQLFPDNNGKLAYRVRPRYNSEYVWNRASLDKYGGNALDYHTVEPWFSQK, encoded by the coding sequence ATGAAACAACTTACTATACTCGCCCTTCTGTTCTGCCTGATGACGCTGAGCAGCTGCGAGAAATACCTTGATATAAACCGAGACCCATCGAATCCGCAGATCGCGGAAGGGTACGTGTTATTGCCGCCAATGATTGCCCAGATGGCATTTGGGGAGCAGTTCGACTCCCGTTTTATCGGCAAATACATCCAGAACTGGGGTGAAGCCACAGCCAACAGCACCTGGGATCGGATGGGTTACGATGCTGGTTCCGATAATGCCGGGCTGATCTGGCGGGTACACTATTGGAACCTGGGCCAAAACGTTCAGCTTGTCCTCGACGATGCTACAGCCAAACAGAAATGGGATTACAGTGGGGTTGCCAAAGCCATGTTTGCCTGGAGCTGGCAGACCACAACTGACTACCATGGCGAAATCATCCTGAAAGAAGCGTTCGAGCCAAACCGTTATGTGTTCGATTATGATACTCAGGAAGAAGTGTATGCCTATGTTCAGAAACTGGCAAACGATGCCCTCACCGACCTGAACCGGACGGATGGGAATGTGTCGCAGGCATCGCTGGCACGAGGTGATCTGGTGTATGCGGGTGACCGCAGCAAATGGATTAAGTTTGTATACGGTGTACTGGCTCGTAACGCCAACCACATTAACAACAAAGCCACTTACAAGCCTGACGTCGTTATTGATTATTGCAATAAGTCGCTGGCTAGTAATGCAGACAACTTCAATGTGCCGTTCACGGCGGGAGGAAACTCAGCGCTGGCTAACTTCTTCGGTCCTACCCGTAGCAACCTGGGTACCTATCGGCAAACCGATTTCCTGGTGAGTTTACTGGATGGCCGGGTCTTTAACGGTGTAGCTGATCCACGCCTGCCAATTCTGGCAACTGCTTCTCCAGACGGCGTCTATCGGGGTGTTCTGCCCACACAGGGCGATCCCAACAACGTAAATGGCAATACCAAGCGCATTCCGACCTTATGGGGTGAATTGCCGAACCTGGTTGTAGCCGGTACAACGCCGGGCAAATACGTGTACAAAGACGGAGTTCCACTTCCAATTCTGACGTATTCGGAAATTCAGTTCATCAAAGCTGAAGCGGCCTTTATCAAAGGCGATAAAGCAATGGCGCTAAGTGCCTATCAGGCAGGCATCGGGGCCGCCCTCGACTACGCGGGTGTAGCCGCAGCCGACAAAGCGAAGTTTCTGGCCAGTGCTGCGGTAGCGCAATCGGCCAGTGAGCTAAAAATCAGTGATATCATGATGCAGAAATACCTTTCGCTGGTAGGTCATGGCATTATTGAAAGCTGGGTAGACATGCGCCGATATCATTACGATCCATCCGTTTATGTTGGCTTCACCCCACCAAGCGGTACGCAGCTTTTCCCGGACAACAATGGCAAACTAGCTTATCGGGTACGTCCTCGCTACAACTCAGAGTATGTATGGAACCGGGCCTCGCTGGATAAATACGGCGGCAATGCACTCGATTATCATACGGTTGAACCCTGGTTTTCTCAGAAATAA